From Anabaena cylindrica PCC 7122, one genomic window encodes:
- a CDS encoding M23 family peptidase, whose translation MNNSKRWIFLLIVISFMIYSVTVQAANSTLNNRNLPTRIVEVANSQSRLPANKLLLPDWNRISLNQLPGISQSGAIDGSPYSQTLGYDLSRTWTVGMTPDQYLKLGDISEALQTEKFSLQAIGDITSIDLNKIALSEFPLIAEQTLSHLAKVVPQLAQTPVKDIQPVATLLKTQGIEASNLTLAQVLTQYEVGNIKLGEIDLSKFSLTSIPNLETVPMQDFTNWMNSFVKNIPGLGQVPLRLMPNPINEIGNLVMRIDAVYGIAENHRNNTISGSDVQGFSVPCTQKDCAYLELDDLENVGKSDAYGERSYRLSLEGKQWISGKYQEVEGGWGILKAVNNGREPTGRLPFGKAFKVVVMETDETADTVDTALYFRFCAWKMGCSPYFIGPIPFFSYQVNALMFVGNLDNQSEQSVSGASVNTTSTPTGANREVKGNPSQSSIATNQINPCTFTRANRSIVSQSFYGVNLPLLGNAIAEIESAGGGDYQAVGVHTCADGGLNCGRGLGRYQFMSYNPYAVRLIAAKSGGEEFLERVKQGYQPTEAELFEFFPPADQDRAFMADIANKIQVTQTEIDPITGQSFTGERLIERVAQKHFGGDNSKVDASSSDVFGRLSLKDYGKTALALYGNNNSDNGTLTCIPSLTSRYISNAQNIGN comes from the coding sequence ATGAACAATTCAAAAAGATGGATATTTTTGCTCATTGTCATCAGTTTTATGATCTACAGTGTTACTGTGCAAGCTGCTAACAGTACATTGAATAATCGCAATCTGCCCACTCGAATTGTAGAAGTTGCTAATAGTCAATCTCGATTACCTGCTAACAAACTTTTGTTGCCAGACTGGAATCGCATTTCTCTTAATCAACTACCAGGTATCAGTCAATCGGGGGCAATTGATGGTAGTCCCTATAGCCAAACTTTAGGTTATGATTTGAGTCGGACTTGGACTGTAGGAATGACTCCTGATCAATATTTGAAGTTAGGAGATATCAGTGAAGCCTTGCAAACAGAAAAGTTTTCTTTGCAAGCTATTGGAGATATCACATCTATTGATTTAAACAAGATTGCTTTGAGTGAATTTCCTTTAATTGCAGAACAAACATTGAGTCATTTAGCTAAAGTTGTTCCTCAATTAGCTCAAACACCAGTGAAAGATATTCAACCTGTTGCTACTTTACTGAAAACTCAAGGAATTGAAGCATCGAATTTAACATTAGCTCAGGTGTTAACACAATATGAAGTTGGGAACATCAAGCTGGGAGAAATTGACTTGTCAAAGTTTTCGCTGACTTCAATTCCTAATTTAGAAACAGTACCTATGCAAGATTTTACAAATTGGATGAATAGCTTTGTCAAAAACATTCCAGGACTAGGACAAGTACCTTTAAGATTGATGCCTAATCCTATCAATGAAATTGGTAATTTAGTCATGCGAATTGATGCAGTTTATGGAATAGCAGAAAATCACCGTAACAATACAATTTCTGGTTCAGATGTGCAAGGTTTTTCTGTACCCTGTACTCAAAAAGACTGTGCTTATTTAGAACTAGATGATTTGGAAAATGTAGGGAAGAGCGATGCCTACGGCGAGCGAAGCTATCGCTTGTCTTTAGAAGGTAAGCAATGGATATCCGGTAAATACCAGGAAGTTGAGGGAGGTTGGGGGATACTCAAAGCAGTTAACAATGGACGAGAACCAACGGGACGTTTACCCTTTGGCAAAGCTTTTAAAGTTGTGGTCATGGAAACAGATGAAACCGCAGATACAGTTGATACGGCTTTATACTTTCGGTTCTGCGCTTGGAAGATGGGCTGCTCACCTTATTTTATCGGACCGATTCCTTTTTTCAGCTATCAGGTGAATGCGCTGATGTTTGTAGGTAATTTGGACAACCAAAGTGAGCAGAGTGTCAGTGGTGCCAGTGTTAATACTACTTCTACACCAACGGGTGCAAATAGAGAGGTGAAAGGTAATCCTAGTCAAAGTAGCATAGCGACAAATCAAATTAATCCTTGCACATTTACCCGTGCTAATCGCTCAATTGTCAGTCAATCTTTTTACGGTGTTAATTTGCCATTACTAGGAAACGCCATTGCCGAAATTGAAAGTGCTGGTGGTGGGGATTATCAAGCTGTTGGTGTGCATACCTGTGCTGATGGGGGTTTAAATTGTGGTCGAGGACTGGGACGGTATCAGTTCATGAGTTACAACCCCTATGCAGTGCGGTTAATCGCTGCCAAGTCTGGAGGAGAAGAGTTTCTTGAGCGAGTTAAACAAGGTTATCAACCTACTGAAGCTGAATTATTTGAGTTTTTTCCTCCTGCGGATCAGGATAGGGCATTTATGGCTGATATCGCCAATAAAATTCAAGTAACTCAAACGGAAATTGACCCGATTACAGGACAATCATTCACTGGTGAACGGCTGATTGAACGAGTAGCTCAAAAGCATTTTGGTGGTGATAATAGCAAAGTTGATGCTAGTAGTTC